One Sodalinema gerasimenkoae IPPAS B-353 DNA segment encodes these proteins:
- the rnc gene encoding ribonuclease III, producing the protein MTELSGLTFNNPTLLDQALIHRSYANESSETVENNERLEFLGDAILNFISGSFLYQTYPEFSEAQLTKLRSKLVDEPHLAHLARQLRLNDLIQLGQGERQANGTEKDSILSDAFEAVIGAYFLDAGIEAVREFVEPLLKRAIAQLEENNDLDGQLSNLITDAKSRLQEWGQSQHGVPPTYRLVEEQGKPHNRTFVVQVLIQGKVWGTGTGPRKQKAEKQAAQEALQQLKADGLMP; encoded by the coding sequence ATGACAGAACTGAGCGGTCTTACCTTTAACAATCCAACCCTATTAGACCAGGCTCTCATTCATCGCTCCTATGCCAACGAATCGTCTGAAACTGTTGAAAATAATGAACGGTTAGAATTTTTAGGCGATGCAATCCTCAACTTTATTAGTGGCTCTTTTCTCTATCAAACCTATCCTGAGTTTAGCGAGGCACAACTAACAAAACTTCGGTCAAAATTGGTTGACGAGCCTCACTTAGCACATCTGGCACGACAGCTTCGACTGAATGACCTGATTCAACTGGGACAAGGGGAACGGCAGGCAAACGGCACTGAGAAAGATTCAATTCTCAGTGATGCCTTTGAAGCGGTGATTGGGGCCTATTTCCTCGATGCTGGAATTGAGGCAGTGCGGGAGTTTGTTGAACCCTTACTGAAGCGGGCGATCGCCCAACTCGAAGAAAATAACGACCTAGACGGACAACTGAGCAATCTCATCACCGATGCCAAAAGTCGCTTACAAGAATGGGGTCAAAGCCAGCATGGGGTTCCCCCAACCTATCGCCTTGTCGAAGAACAAGGAAAACCCCATAACCGTACCTTTGTCGTCCAAGTCTTGATTCAGGGAAAGGTCTGGGGAACCGGCACTGGCCCACGCAAGCAAAAGGCAGAAAAACAAGCAGCCCAAGAAGCACTCCAGCAATTGAAAGCAGACGGATTGATGCCCTAG
- a CDS encoding SPFH domain-containing protein produces MNSILAAILLSAIGYAVAGIKIINQGNLALVERLGKYDRTLEAGLSFVAPVIESIVWEDTTREQFCRIEPQLAITKDNVSLEVLAVVYWRIFNLEMAYYEIEDVAAALQNRVSTIIAAEIGRRELDRTVTARSEINQVLLEQIEDETHEWGVKVLRVDIQKINPSATVLESMEIERAAEIKKRASILEAEGTAEYMRYIARALESRENAREILHFFMTQRYVDSSFKLSQSENSKVVFMDPKALSEALGPILGEDLPHPSPRSNGSQES; encoded by the coding sequence ATGAACTCTATTTTGGCTGCCATCCTGCTCTCGGCCATCGGTTATGCCGTCGCCGGGATTAAGATCATCAATCAAGGAAACCTCGCCCTCGTCGAGCGTTTAGGAAAATACGATCGCACCCTAGAGGCAGGATTAAGCTTTGTGGCCCCCGTCATCGAGAGTATCGTCTGGGAAGACACCACCCGCGAACAGTTTTGTCGCATTGAGCCTCAGCTTGCCATCACAAAAGATAACGTCTCCTTGGAAGTCTTGGCAGTGGTGTACTGGCGCATCTTTAACCTAGAGATGGCCTACTATGAAATTGAGGATGTCGCCGCCGCCCTACAAAACCGTGTCAGTACCATTATTGCCGCCGAAATTGGACGACGGGAACTCGACCGTACTGTGACGGCGCGATCGGAAATCAACCAAGTTCTCTTAGAACAAATTGAAGATGAAACCCATGAATGGGGCGTGAAAGTCTTACGGGTTGATATTCAGAAGATTAACCCCTCCGCCACCGTCTTAGAATCGATGGAAATTGAACGAGCCGCAGAAATCAAGAAACGGGCCTCGATTCTCGAAGCCGAAGGAACCGCTGAATATATGCGCTACATTGCCCGCGCCCTAGAGTCCCGTGAAAATGCCCGAGAGATTCTCCACTTTTTCATGACCCAACGCTATGTAGACTCCAGCTTTAAGCTCAGTCAAAGTGAAAACTCAAAAGTCGTCTTTATGGACCCCAAAGCTCTCTCAGAAGCCCTCGGCCCCATCCTCGGGGAGGACCTGCCCCACCCCAGTCCTCGCTCGAACGGGTCCCAGGAGAGTTAA
- a CDS encoding Uma2 family endonuclease, whose protein sequence is MLATSRSYNVTWDLLPDDAVLPDEPVDKINQPALAAALTESLQLAGRLPETALASTNYGICATLDGQLVIKAPDWAFMNITVTREEVVRSYTPNLQGDPPVLVLEFLSNQAAEEYSIKETYPPGKFFFYEKILQVPNYGIFDLESGSLELYRLDENQAYQLDSADENGRFWIPQMELFLGSWRGCRENRDSWWLRWWDEQEQLLLWGIEQVERERQRADAEQQRAERLLAQLRAAGLDPED, encoded by the coding sequence ATGTTAGCAACCTCCCGCTCCTACAACGTGACTTGGGATCTGTTACCGGATGATGCGGTGCTGCCCGACGAGCCTGTGGACAAAATCAATCAACCGGCTTTAGCGGCCGCCCTCACCGAAAGTCTCCAGCTTGCGGGACGACTTCCCGAGACAGCCCTGGCTTCGACGAACTACGGCATTTGCGCCACCCTAGACGGGCAGTTGGTCATTAAAGCGCCGGACTGGGCCTTTATGAACATTACGGTGACCCGAGAGGAGGTGGTCCGTAGCTACACCCCCAACCTCCAGGGAGATCCTCCTGTCTTAGTGTTAGAGTTTCTTTCCAACCAAGCGGCCGAGGAATATTCCATCAAAGAGACCTATCCTCCCGGTAAGTTTTTCTTTTACGAGAAAATCCTACAGGTTCCCAACTATGGCATTTTTGACCTGGAGTCGGGAAGCTTGGAACTCTACCGCCTCGATGAGAACCAAGCCTATCAACTGGATTCAGCGGATGAGAATGGCCGTTTTTGGATTCCTCAGATGGAGTTGTTCCTCGGGTCTTGGCGAGGATGCCGTGAGAATCGGGATAGCTGGTGGCTACGCTGGTGGGATGAGCAGGAGCAACTCCTCCTGTGGGGCATTGAGCAGGTTGAGCGAGAGCGGCAACGGGCTGATGCCGAGCAGCAACGGGCCGAGCGACTGCTGGCCCAGTTGCGGGCCGCAGGCTTAGACCCCGAGGATTAA
- a CDS encoding RNA-guided endonuclease InsQ/TnpB family protein, protein MLVLEFKIKGKPHQYAAIDEAIRTAQFVRNKALRYWMDTPGVNKYDLNKYCRVLAREYDFARELNSTARQASAERAWSAISRFFENCRQSVPGKKRCDPAPSYGARERAPREGYPRFKKNGRSVEYKTSGWKLLDPKHIVFTDKKGIGRLKLIGTWDLAFYGTEQIKRVRLVRRADGYYAQFCVKVEVREELKPSGNTVGLDVGLLEFYTDSNGECEPNPRFYRNAEKKLKRAHRRVSKKQKGSANRKKAVNRLGRVHLKISRQREEHAKRLARCVIQSNDLVAYENLRIQNLVRNHCLAKSIHDAGWYQFRKWLEYFGVKFGRITVAVNPAYTSQKCSSCGTVVKKSLSTRTHVCQCGCELDRDHNAAINILNAALSTVGHTGTWVLDPNASGDLTATLAGANLSGQVGSLKEESPRL, encoded by the coding sequence ATGCTTGTTCTTGAGTTCAAAATCAAAGGGAAGCCCCACCAATACGCGGCGATTGACGAAGCGATCCGAACCGCACAGTTCGTTCGTAACAAGGCACTGCGCTATTGGATGGATACCCCTGGGGTCAACAAATACGACCTTAACAAGTACTGTCGGGTACTCGCCCGAGAGTATGACTTTGCTCGAGAACTCAACAGCACGGCTCGTCAAGCTTCAGCAGAACGTGCTTGGTCGGCAATTTCTCGATTTTTCGAGAACTGTCGCCAGTCTGTTCCTGGCAAGAAGCGGTGCGACCCCGCGCCGTCGTACGGCGCCAGGGAACGCGCACCAAGAGAAGGATATCCCAGGTTCAAGAAAAACGGTCGTTCTGTCGAGTACAAAACTTCCGGTTGGAAGTTACTCGACCCCAAACACATTGTCTTTACCGACAAGAAAGGGATCGGACGACTCAAGTTAATTGGAACTTGGGATTTGGCGTTTTACGGTACAGAACAAATCAAACGGGTTCGACTGGTTCGCAGAGCCGATGGCTATTACGCTCAGTTCTGCGTCAAAGTAGAGGTTCGAGAAGAACTCAAACCGTCAGGAAATACCGTGGGTTTAGATGTCGGACTCCTTGAGTTCTACACCGATTCCAACGGGGAGTGCGAACCGAACCCGAGGTTTTACCGAAACGCCGAGAAAAAGCTCAAACGCGCTCACCGAAGGGTGAGTAAAAAACAGAAAGGCTCTGCTAACCGAAAAAAAGCCGTCAATCGACTCGGACGAGTACACCTCAAAATAAGTCGGCAACGTGAGGAACACGCCAAGAGACTGGCGCGTTGCGTAATCCAATCTAACGATCTGGTGGCCTACGAAAATTTGAGGATACAGAATCTGGTGAGAAACCACTGTCTCGCCAAGTCGATTCACGATGCTGGTTGGTATCAATTTAGGAAATGGTTAGAGTATTTTGGAGTGAAATTCGGCAGGATAACTGTAGCGGTGAACCCTGCCTATACCTCTCAAAAATGCTCGAGTTGCGGCACGGTGGTCAAGAAAAGTCTCTCGACTCGAACTCACGTTTGTCAGTGTGGTTGTGAGTTAGACAGAGACCACAACGCTGCCATCAACATCCTGAACGCTGCCTTAAGTACGGTAGGGCATACCGGAACTTGGGTCTTAGACCCAAACGCTTCTGGAGATTTGACCGCTACTTTGGCTGGTGCAAACCTGTCAGGGCAAGTCGGATCGTTGAAGGAAGAATCCCCACGCCTTTAG
- a CDS encoding HD domain-containing phosphohydrolase: MVVPDPNFLSDDGEHLQFIEQLFDIGAALSSRYDLSELLDLILCKSREMTCSDAGSLYLVDRSCPEFPVLLFKAAQNDSRPSVSFREFAMPLTKESIAGYVALTGESLNLADAYRPPDDAPYRFNRNFDVDIGYCTRSMLAIPMRNRHGETIGVLQLLNRKVRADIILRPDNVVESTQPYTRWERRIVQFLASQAGISIERNHLQTNIEQLFEGFIRTSIQAIEMRDPCTSGHSARVAQLSVRLMEEVNKSHTGVWQDIHFSESQKQELRYAALLHDFGKIGVPEAILVKEKKLYPYQLDVIRHRFGVARRTLELDAIQAKYRHLLPDTDPEDPPETCSHCQASAQLDEELSQQLRQLDHYWQIIELADTPQRLEDDSLGLLDEIAQHHYRDIDGNFKPLITAEEFEQLRVLYGNLTKQERTQMEDHVRQTYEFLNQIPWTQNLVNIPQIAFAHHEKLNGSGYPKGLKAEEIPLQTQMMTIADIYDALTAGDRPYKTGQSVREALTILDQEASKYHVNADLLTLFKEREVFRILGHTLDPLPEIRDDGNES, from the coding sequence ATGGTAGTTCCTGATCCTAACTTTCTCAGTGATGATGGTGAGCATCTCCAGTTCATTGAGCAGTTGTTTGATATCGGAGCCGCTCTATCGAGCCGTTACGACCTCTCAGAACTGCTAGATCTGATTCTCTGCAAAAGCCGGGAAATGACCTGTAGTGATGCCGGTAGCCTCTATCTAGTCGATCGCAGTTGCCCAGAGTTTCCCGTTTTGCTGTTTAAGGCGGCTCAAAATGACTCCCGTCCCTCCGTCTCGTTCCGGGAGTTTGCGATGCCTCTGACGAAGGAGAGTATCGCCGGTTATGTGGCGTTAACGGGGGAATCTCTGAATCTTGCCGATGCCTATCGTCCCCCCGATGACGCTCCCTATCGCTTCAACCGCAACTTTGATGTCGATATTGGCTATTGCACCCGCTCGATGTTGGCCATTCCCATGCGTAACCGCCATGGGGAAACCATCGGTGTTCTACAACTGCTCAATCGTAAAGTTCGCGCTGATATCATCCTACGTCCAGACAATGTTGTCGAGTCTACTCAGCCCTATACTCGCTGGGAACGTCGAATTGTGCAATTCCTTGCCAGTCAGGCGGGAATTTCCATTGAGCGAAATCATCTGCAAACCAATATCGAACAATTATTTGAGGGCTTTATTCGCACCTCAATCCAGGCCATTGAAATGCGAGACCCCTGTACCTCAGGCCATTCGGCACGAGTTGCTCAGTTGTCGGTTCGTCTCATGGAAGAGGTGAACAAGAGCCATACCGGGGTTTGGCAGGATATTCACTTCAGTGAGTCCCAAAAACAGGAGCTTCGCTATGCTGCCTTACTCCATGATTTTGGCAAAATTGGTGTTCCTGAAGCCATCCTAGTGAAAGAGAAGAAACTCTATCCCTATCAACTCGATGTGATTCGTCATCGCTTTGGGGTTGCCCGACGAACCCTAGAACTCGATGCAATACAGGCGAAGTATCGCCATCTGCTCCCTGACACTGACCCAGAAGACCCGCCCGAGACATGCTCCCATTGTCAGGCAAGCGCCCAACTGGATGAGGAATTATCGCAACAGTTAAGGCAACTGGATCACTATTGGCAAATTATTGAGTTAGCCGATACGCCTCAACGGTTAGAGGATGACAGCTTAGGGTTGCTCGATGAGATTGCTCAGCACCACTATCGCGATATCGACGGGAATTTTAAGCCCTTGATTACGGCAGAAGAGTTCGAGCAACTGCGGGTGTTATATGGCAATCTCACGAAGCAAGAACGAACTCAGATGGAAGACCATGTTCGTCAAACCTATGAGTTCTTGAATCAAATTCCTTGGACGCAAAACTTAGTCAATATTCCACAAATTGCGTTTGCTCATCATGAAAAACTCAATGGCAGTGGCTATCCTAAAGGCTTGAAAGCCGAAGAGATTCCCCTGCAAACTCAGATGATGACCATTGCTGATATTTATGATGCTCTCACCGCTGGCGATCGCCCCTATAAAACCGGGCAGTCGGTTCGTGAGGCATTGACAATTTTAGATCAAGAAGCGAGCAAGTATCATGTCAATGCCGATTTACTAACTCTATTTAAGGAACGTGAAGTCTTTAGGATTTTGGGTCATACCCTAGACCCCCTCCCAGAAATTAGGGATGATGGCAATGAGTCCTAA
- a CDS encoding 4a-hydroxytetrahydrobiopterin dehydratase: MALLSSTEIQSKAGQLSDWTVEGKELKRTFEFKDFLQAMDFVNKLVEPAEAAGHHPDLSISYNKVTVSLTSHDAGGLTESDFEMAKTISAL, encoded by the coding sequence ATGGCATTACTGAGTAGCACCGAGATTCAAAGCAAAGCTGGCCAACTCTCAGATTGGACGGTTGAAGGTAAAGAACTGAAACGAACCTTTGAGTTCAAAGATTTTTTGCAAGCGATGGATTTTGTCAACAAACTGGTCGAACCGGCTGAAGCCGCCGGACATCATCCCGATTTGAGCATTTCCTACAACAAGGTCACCGTCAGCCTCACCAGTCATGATGCCGGGGGATTGACGGAGAGTGACTTTGAGATGGCCAAAACGATCTCGGCACTCTGA
- a CDS encoding tetratricopeptide repeat protein: MSLSPKVRTTLTLGLGLLVMAVAFSVRSRSLTENLSSDSSDAVSSSWRQEQLRKSALSQPYLSAIAQAQTSLEVEDYETAVENFSRAISLYGSTARGYHGRAIARLQLGDYEGAIADFSQALDFDPNDVRTYTNRSQAYEAIGEIESALRDYNRAITLNPEYPEAYFSRASLYFQLRDYDAALDDLNETLLLQPESARAFYNRAMVYLELDRLERAIADLETAEALFRKQDDFASSEYTLNTLKRLNGR, from the coding sequence ATGAGTCTTAGTCCCAAGGTTCGCACGACCCTGACCCTCGGTCTCGGTTTGCTGGTGATGGCCGTGGCGTTCTCAGTACGCTCTCGCAGTTTGACCGAAAATTTAAGTTCTGATTCCTCCGATGCGGTGAGTTCCTCCTGGCGACAAGAACAACTGCGTAAATCAGCATTGAGTCAGCCTTATTTGAGTGCGATCGCCCAAGCACAAACCAGTTTAGAAGTTGAGGACTATGAGACGGCGGTGGAGAACTTTAGCCGCGCGATTAGCCTGTATGGTAGTACGGCGCGAGGCTATCATGGACGGGCGATCGCCCGCTTGCAACTCGGCGACTACGAGGGGGCTATTGCTGATTTTAGCCAGGCCCTAGACTTTGACCCAAACGATGTCCGCACCTACACCAATCGCAGTCAAGCCTACGAAGCCATCGGCGAAATCGAGTCGGCCCTGCGGGACTACAACCGCGCTATCACCCTCAACCCCGAGTATCCAGAGGCTTACTTCAGTCGAGCCAGTCTCTACTTCCAACTCCGAGACTATGACGCGGCCCTAGACGACCTGAATGAAACCCTACTCCTACAACCCGAGTCCGCCAGAGCCTTTTATAATCGGGCCATGGTCTATCTCGAACTTGATCGGCTAGAGCGGGCCATTGCGGATTTAGAAACTGCCGAAGCCCTATTCCGCAAACAGGATGATTTCGCTTCGTCTGAATATACGCTCAACACCCTCAAACGCCTCAATGGGCGTTAG
- a CDS encoding Tab2/Atab2 family RNA-binding protein gives MGTVWELDFYSRPLVDETQKKRWELLICESPLSVSRSPESLFRYSQYCSSSTVNSTWLKEALSQAMAEASTPPTKVRFFRRQMNNMIVKACKDMGLDAQVSRRTLALYQWLEERMTTVYPQDPDYEEAAVRSPSIRYEIQAPRPLPDALEGKKWAMVSLAAADFADLPEWTIDFGESFPLELLNLSGDTVIPGLVIYSPRAFPIAAWISGLELGFIKFVPTPRPRLILETEDDSSWVLADLTTERSVNDAKTFEEQKGNAQGAHFLAVQSSPEVEAFAGFWLLPELNLR, from the coding sequence ATGGGAACTGTCTGGGAACTCGACTTCTACTCCCGTCCTCTGGTGGACGAAACTCAAAAAAAACGCTGGGAACTGCTGATTTGCGAAAGTCCCTTATCGGTATCGCGATCGCCTGAAAGCCTCTTTCGCTATTCCCAATACTGCTCTAGTAGTACGGTGAACTCCACCTGGCTCAAGGAGGCCTTAAGCCAAGCGATGGCCGAAGCCTCGACCCCCCCGACGAAGGTACGCTTTTTTCGGCGACAGATGAACAATATGATCGTCAAGGCCTGCAAGGATATGGGGCTAGACGCTCAAGTGAGTCGCCGCACCTTAGCCTTGTACCAATGGCTCGAAGAACGGATGACGACGGTCTATCCTCAAGATCCTGACTACGAAGAAGCGGCCGTGCGATCGCCCTCAATCCGCTATGAAATTCAAGCGCCTCGTCCCCTTCCCGATGCCCTAGAAGGGAAAAAATGGGCCATGGTGAGCCTGGCGGCGGCTGATTTCGCCGATTTACCAGAATGGACGATTGATTTTGGCGAGTCTTTTCCATTGGAACTGTTGAACCTCTCCGGGGATACGGTGATTCCTGGCTTAGTCATCTACTCCCCCCGTGCTTTCCCCATCGCGGCTTGGATTTCAGGGTTGGAACTCGGCTTTATTAAGTTTGTCCCAACCCCTCGGCCCCGTTTGATTTTAGAAACAGAAGATGACTCGAGTTGGGTGTTAGCCGATCTAACGACGGAGCGCAGTGTCAACGATGCGAAAACCTTTGAGGAACAGAAAGGCAATGCCCAGGGTGCTCATTTCCTAGCGGTTCAATCCTCCCCGGAGGTGGAAGCCTTTGCCGGTTTCTGGCTGCTCCCGGAACTGAACTTACGCTGA
- a CDS encoding pre-16S rRNA-processing nuclease YqgF, which produces MTANSLNHCPLLGFDPGRDKCGVAVMGDGGEVLEAQVVPSDRALDTLKDWANRFQITTLIIGDRTTSREWQTQIRQQLPQLTIITVNEQNSTLEARDRYWRLHPPRGFSRLIPQGLRLPPRPIDDIVAILLIERYLSLP; this is translated from the coding sequence ATGACAGCGAACTCCTTAAATCACTGCCCCCTCCTGGGATTTGATCCAGGCCGCGATAAGTGCGGTGTGGCTGTGATGGGGGACGGTGGCGAGGTGTTGGAGGCCCAAGTCGTGCCGAGCGATCGCGCCCTCGATACTCTCAAGGATTGGGCTAATCGCTTTCAAATCACGACTTTAATTATTGGCGATCGCACCACATCTCGGGAGTGGCAAACTCAGATTCGCCAACAACTTCCTCAGCTGACGATCATTACGGTTAACGAGCAAAATAGTACCTTAGAGGCTCGCGATCGCTATTGGCGTCTGCATCCACCTCGGGGATTTTCTCGTCTTATTCCCCAAGGGTTGCGACTGCCGCCTCGACCGATTGATGATATCGTGGCTATCTTACTGATAGAACGCTATCTCAGCTTGCCCTAA
- a CDS encoding alpha/beta fold hydrolase → MPRIAYRPEDWSNQLYHFLKTVIQQPVILVAQGALSTVALRLAQQAPNHVAGLVLSGPPAWEVMTRASEPSQNQLLWNLFFDTPLGWAFYRYARREAFLRSFSQDKLFAQAKDVDENWLDTLQQGAADVASRHAVFSFLAGFSRQDYGPAIRQLQQPVQVLFGEAASGISKRGKNDSAQKRLQDYLSQLPNAQGTVIPGRNVMPYEEPEAFVRETAAFVQRQPSP, encoded by the coding sequence ATGCCTCGGATTGCCTATCGTCCCGAGGATTGGTCGAACCAACTCTACCATTTCCTCAAAACTGTGATTCAGCAGCCGGTCATCCTCGTCGCCCAGGGGGCCCTATCCACCGTCGCCCTACGCCTGGCCCAACAAGCCCCCAACCACGTAGCGGGCCTCGTCTTGTCGGGTCCCCCCGCCTGGGAAGTCATGACTCGTGCCAGCGAACCCAGCCAAAATCAACTCCTCTGGAACCTCTTTTTCGATACCCCCCTAGGCTGGGCATTCTACCGCTATGCCCGCCGAGAAGCCTTTTTGCGATCGTTCTCTCAAGACAAACTCTTTGCCCAAGCCAAGGACGTGGATGAGAACTGGTTGGACACCTTGCAGCAAGGGGCCGCCGATGTCGCCAGTCGCCATGCCGTCTTTTCCTTCCTCGCCGGTTTCTCGCGTCAAGACTACGGCCCCGCCATCCGCCAACTGCAACAACCGGTTCAGGTACTATTCGGGGAAGCCGCATCTGGCATCAGCAAGCGCGGCAAAAATGACTCTGCCCAAAAGCGTCTCCAGGACTATCTCAGCCAACTCCCCAATGCTCAAGGAACCGTGATTCCTGGGCGAAACGTCATGCCCTACGAAGAACCCGAAGCCTTTGTTCGCGAGACCGCCGCCTTCGTCCAGCGGCAGCCGTCCCCTTAA
- a CDS encoding TldD/PmbA family protein, with amino-acid sequence MIEQLLDLALKQGADAAEVFQSRSHARPVYFEANRLKQLESVESEGTSLRIWRHGQPGLAVAYGEVSPKDLVRRALSISHLNPPEALDLQTPYPSSNLDVGQAVSVEQLLSWGRESIEQIREGYPEILCTAAWECDHEETHLANTAGLNCHYTDITLSSDLAVEWVRGDDFLSVSDGESQRDRLNPSHITQPILQRLAWAKENVPCPSGRLPVLFTAKAADLLWGTIQAALNGKQALEQASPWSSQLHKPVLSPQITLSQQPHLGPYSCPFDDEGTPTRPLTFIEEGVLQLFYCDRRIGRRLGSGSTGNGFRPGLSSYPTPGLFNLMVEPGSGSLEALIAQLDQGLIVDEILGGGGGLSGDFSVNVALGYRVEKGQVLGRVKDTMVSGNVYTALREVIRLGGDARWNGSCYTPSIVVDGLSVTGQA; translated from the coding sequence ATGATCGAACAACTCCTAGATTTAGCCCTAAAACAGGGTGCAGACGCGGCCGAGGTCTTTCAATCGCGATCGCACGCTCGTCCGGTGTATTTTGAAGCCAACCGCCTCAAACAACTTGAGAGTGTGGAGTCGGAGGGAACCAGTCTGCGAATCTGGCGCCATGGACAACCGGGCCTGGCGGTGGCCTATGGGGAGGTTTCCCCTAAGGACTTGGTCCGTCGCGCCTTGAGCATCAGTCACCTCAATCCGCCAGAAGCCCTGGATTTACAGACCCCCTATCCCAGTTCTAATCTGGATGTGGGTCAAGCGGTCTCTGTGGAACAACTCCTGAGTTGGGGCCGCGAGAGTATTGAGCAAATCCGGGAGGGCTATCCAGAAATTCTCTGTACTGCCGCCTGGGAATGTGATCATGAGGAAACTCACCTGGCCAACACGGCGGGACTCAACTGCCACTATACGGACATTACCCTCAGTAGTGATCTGGCGGTGGAATGGGTGCGAGGGGATGACTTTCTCAGTGTCTCCGATGGGGAAAGCCAACGCGATCGCCTCAACCCCTCCCATATCACTCAGCCGATTTTACAACGGTTGGCCTGGGCCAAGGAGAATGTGCCTTGTCCGAGTGGTCGCCTCCCGGTGCTGTTTACGGCTAAAGCCGCTGATTTGCTTTGGGGAACGATCCAAGCGGCCTTAAATGGGAAACAGGCCCTGGAACAGGCTTCACCCTGGAGTTCTCAACTTCATAAACCGGTGCTCTCTCCCCAGATTACCCTGTCCCAACAGCCACACCTCGGTCCTTACAGTTGTCCCTTTGACGACGAAGGAACCCCCACTCGTCCTTTAACCTTCATCGAGGAGGGTGTGTTACAGCTCTTTTATTGCGATCGCCGGATTGGGCGGCGCTTGGGAAGTGGGAGTACTGGGAATGGCTTTCGTCCGGGACTGTCGAGTTATCCCACGCCGGGATTGTTTAATTTGATGGTTGAGCCAGGATCGGGGTCGTTGGAGGCGTTAATCGCTCAGTTAGATCAGGGCCTGATTGTGGATGAAATTCTCGGTGGAGGCGGCGGCCTATCGGGAGACTTTTCGGTCAATGTGGCTCTCGGCTACCGGGTGGAGAAGGGCCAGGTTCTAGGACGAGTCAAAGATACGATGGTCTCGGGCAATGTATACACCGCCTTACGGGAGGTGATTCGCCTGGGGGGAGATGCCCGCTGGAATGGCTCCTGTTACACCCCTTCGATAGTAGTGGACGGACTTTCGGTGACGGGACAGGCTTAG
- the sipA gene encoding regulatory protein SipA — MAELTVGATVRLVSRPPYLKTADPMPMLRPPNLLELGTQGVAITRNPGGTWTVKFERGTYLLDSQYLELVDA; from the coding sequence ATGGCTGAGTTGACTGTGGGGGCAACCGTGCGGTTAGTGAGTCGTCCTCCTTACCTCAAAACAGCAGACCCCATGCCGATGCTACGTCCCCCCAATCTTCTCGAGCTTGGCACACAAGGCGTGGCCATTACCCGTAATCCGGGGGGAACCTGGACGGTTAAGTTTGAACGAGGAACCTATCTTTTAGATAGCCAATATCTGGAGTTGGTGGACGCTTGA